A window of Sodalis praecaptivus genomic DNA:
AGCTTGACGACCGCGGCCATATCAAACCTCCTCCGCGTCGGCCAGGGCGGCGAAGACCTGATCGAGAATGGTCAGCATGCGCTCCATTTCTTCGTAACCCATATCCAGCCAGGGGGCCAATTTGATTTTTTCGCAATGGTAGCCGCCGCTATTAAGGATCAGACGCAGCGTTTCTCCCTGGTAGACGTAATCATTATCCTGCGCCAGCGTGACCGCCTGCTTACCCGCATTACGCCAGGGCAAACCGTCCGGCGTGGTGAAGGTAACGCTAAACAGCATCCCCAGCCCCTCGATTAGCCCAATGAAGGGATAACGCTGTTTTAGACGCCGCAGTCCGCCCATGAAATAGGCCGATTTTTGCGACAGTAGCGGCTCATAATCATGAGCGATCATATAGCGCCAGGTTTGCAGCGCGGCGGCGGTGCCTAAGGAGTGATTGGCAAAATTGCTGTGGGCATGGCCCGGGGTAAAAATATCGCGACTCACTAATTCTTCCCGAGCCCAGACCGCACTGAGCGGGCTGAGGCCGTTAGTCAGCGATTTACCCAGCGTGATGATATCCGGCACAATATCGTAATGCTCAAAGGCAAATAATTTTCCTGTTCGGAACATGCCCACCTGTATTTCATCATCAACGATTAATATCCCGCGTTTTTGCATTTCCGGCACAAACTGGCGGAAAAAGTCTTTTGGCGGCACCGTATAACCCCGCCCTTGGCAAAGCTCAAGGAAGAAAGCGCCTATTTCATTACTGTTTTCGCTGGCAATACCATAAAAATCATTTTCCATCGCTCGCGAAATCATTTTGCCGCAATAACTGCCGCATTCGCCGGGCTGTTTGTCATAATAGCATTGCCCACAATTGGCGTAAGGAAACATTATCGCCCGATCGGCGAATTCGCCATAGTACTGGCGATAACGGTGACTGCTGGACATACCCGACACCGTTAAAGAGCGGCCGTGATAGCCCCCCATCAGGGTCGCCACCCGGTTGCGCCCGGTATTCTTACGTACGATTTTCAACGCATCTTCTACCACCAGCGTGCCGCCGACGTTAAACCCTACCCGGCCGCGTAGCCCGGTGCGTTGATAGATCGCTTCGCAGATTTCCTCCGCCAGCAGTAGCTTTTCCTCATGCAGATAATCCCCGCTAACCTGCGGCAGCTTGTGCAGTTGGCGCTCCACGGCTTGTTCAATTTCACGGTTGCGGTAGCCAAAATTGCAGCTGGAATGCCACATTTGGCTATCCAAATAAATATTGCCGTGAATATCAACCACACGATCGCCCAGACAACTGTCGGCGATAATGGGTCGCGATTGATAATGCACCGTGTCGCCCCAGGACATATATTTATCATCCAGTCGATACAATGCGCTATTTTTTAGCTCCTGCTCACTCAGTTGGGGAACGCTACAGTTCGTCATGACTCATCCTCATCATGAATTAAATTCCGAAAGCTGCCATTTGTGTGATTTACGCTTGAAAAAGCAGATTGCATGGCTAATTTTGCGTGACTTAATGGATTCAGCTCCTTGACCAGGATCAACTTTATGCGGCAGGAAATTAAAGGCAACAGCAATATATTATTTTCAAAAATTACTTAGCTGAATATTAGTTTTTAATATAAATAACAATGGAATATTATTATGGAATAACTGATGACAAAGGCGAAGAGAATATTGGTTTTTGTCGCGACATGAGATATTGCCGCTGTTAACGGATAGCGTTCACAACAGGATTGCCTGCCTTCCCGCACTAGGGCCGGCGATCGCCGGGAGTAGCAGAGGCAGCGGCATCGATGGGTTGGGTGCGTACCGGCGCCGCCGTCTATAGGCGCGGTTGGGCGCCGCTAGGCATGGCTGGACACCCCTAACGCAGGGATGGGCGCCATTAACGCAGGGGTGGGCGCCACTGGGCATGACTGGACACCCCTAACGCAGGGGTGGGCGCCATTAACGCAGGGATGGGCGCCGCTAGGCATGGCTGGCCACCCCTCACGCAGGGGTGGGCGCCATTGACAGAGCCCGCCGAGGCGGAGGCCCAGAGTTGCGGCGGCGGGCGCGAAACGGGCGGTTATTCGGCGTCGTAGCCCAGATTTGGCCCCAGCCAGCGTTCTATTTCTTCCAGCGCCAGCCCTTTGCGTATCGCATAATCCTCTACCTGGTCGCGCTGGATCTGCGCCACGGCAAAGTATTTGCTGTCAGGATGGCTGAAATACCACCCCGCTACCGACGCCCCCGGCCACATGGCGAACGATTCCGTCAGTTGCATGCCGGTGTGGCGCGTTACCTCCAATAATGACCACAGCGTTTGCTTTTCGGTATGGTCAGGGCAGGCGGGATAGCCTGGCGCCGGCCGGATACCTTGATAACTTTCGCGTATCAACGCCTCATTGCCTAAATTTTCATTAGCGGCATAGCCCCAGTACACCTTACGCACCCGCTCGTGAAGATATTCGGCAAACGCCTCCGCCAGCCGGTCGGCCAGCGCTTTGACCATAATCTTGTTGTAATCATCCAGGCGGGCATCAAACTCCGCCGCCAGGCTATCCTCTTCCAAACCGCCGGTGACGGCGAACGCGCCCAAATAGTCTGCTTTGCCGCTGGCTTTCGGCGCCACGAAATCCGCCAGACAATAGTTGGCGAAATCGTTTTTTTCGGTCTGCTGGCGCAGATGATGGGCGACGGCCAGCCGCTCGCGCCGGCTTTCATCGCGATAAATGACGATATCATCGCCCTCCCGGTTGGCGGGAAACAGCCCCACCACGCCGCGCGGCCGCAATAATCCGCCTTCATCCAGCTTGTCCAGCATGGCATTGGCGTCCGCAAACAGCCGCCGGGCCTCTTCGCCCACCACCTCATCTTGCAGGATACGCGGATATTTACCCGCCAGCGACCAGGTCATAAAGAACGGCGTCCAGTCAATATAATTGCGCAGCGTGCCGACGGTCGCGCTGACCGCCTGCACGCCGGGACGATGCACCACCGGCGGCGTGTAGCTCTGCCAGTCCAGCGCCAGCGCATTCTCCCGCGCCGCTTCGAGGCTGACCGGCGGGGTACGCGACTTTTTACGTCCGTGCTGAAGACGTACCGTTTCATATTCGCGGCGGGTGCGCTCCACCAACCCTTCCCGCAAGGTCTCAGACAGCAGCGCGGCGACCACACCGACGCTGCGTGAGGCGTTCTGCACGTAAATCGTCGGCCCGCTGTAGTGTGGCTCGATTTTCACCGCCGTATGGGCTTTGGAGGTGGTGGCGCCGCCGATCAACAGCGGCAGCGTAAACCCCTGACGTTCCATTTCTTTGGCAACGTTGACCATTTCATCCAGCGACGGGGTAATCAGTCCCGATAACCCTATGATATCTACTTGCTTTTCGCGCGCGGTCTTGAGAATTTTATCCATCGGAACCATGACGCCAAGATCGATAATGTCATAGTTGTTGCAGGCTAACACCACGCCGACAATATTTTTGCCGATATCGTGTACATCCCCCTTCACGGTCGCCAGCAGAATTTTGCCGGCGGCTTTCAATTCGGTCTTCCCGGCTTGGATGTAAGGCTCCAAATAGGCCACCGCCTGTTTCATTACCCGGGCCGATTTCACCACCTGCGGCAAAAACATTTTGCCGGCGCCAAACAGGTCTCCCACCACGTTCATGCCGGCCATTAACGGCCCTTCGATCACTTCGATAGGGCGTGCCGCCTGCTGCCGCGCCTCTTCGGTATCCTGCTCAATGAAGTCGGTAATGCCCTTAACCAGGGCATATTCCAGGCGTTTAGTCACCGCCCATCCGCGCCACTCCGCCTGCTGCGCCGGCGCCTCGCCGTCCCCCTTGCTGTCGCGATACGTCTCGGCCAGCGCCAGCAAGCGTTCGGTTCCGTCTACGCGCCGATTCAGCACCACATCTTCCACCCGTTCGCGCAGCTCTGGCGGCAAATCGTCATAGATCGCTAATTGGCCGGCGTTGACAATGCCCATATCGAGGCCGTTGCGAATAGCATGATAAAGAAACACGGCATGAATCGCTTCACGTACCGGCTCGTTGCCGCGAAATGAGAATGAAACATTGGAAACACCGCCGGAAATGAGCGCATGGGGCAGTTCCGCTTTAATATCCGCGCAGGCGCCAATAAAATCCTGAGCGTAGTTATTATGTTCTTCGATACCGGTGGCGATGGCGAAAATATTCGGATCGAAAATGATATCTTCCGGCGGAAAATCTAGCGTCTCGGTCAAAAGCCGGTAGGCGCGGCGGCAGATCTCGATTTTACGTGCCCGAGTATCGGCCTGGCCCTGTTCGTCAAACGCCATTACCACCAAAGCGGCGCCATAGCGCCGTACCAGCCGCGCGTGATGGAGGAACGCCGCCTCTCCCTCCTTCATCGAAATGGAGTTAACGATGCCCTTACCCTGAATACATTTCAGCCCCTGCTCGATCACCTGCCATTTGGAGGAGTCGATCATGATCGGCACGCGGGCGATATCCGGCTCGCCGGCAATCAGATGGAGAAAGCGCACCATGGCCGCCTCGGCGTCCAGCATGCCCTCATCCATATTGATGTCGATGATCTGCGCACCGCTCTCCACCTGCTGGCGCGCCACCGCCAGCGCCTCATTGTATTTCTCTTCTTTGATCAAACGCTTGAAACGCGCCGAGCCGGTGACATTGGTACGCTCGCCGACGTTAACGAACAGTGAGGCCGCCGTAATATTCAGCGGCTCCAGCCCCGCCAGCCGGCAGGCGACCGGCAGCGACGGCAGCGGGCGCGGCGCCACCCCTTCCACGGCGTGGACCAGGGCGGCGATATGCTCCGGCGTCGTGCCGCAGCAGCCGCCGACGATATTCAGTAAGCCGGCGTGGGCCCATTCACCAATATGGTGCGCCATCGCCTGCGCGCCCAGGTCATATTCGCCGAACGCATTGGGCAGGCCCGCATTGGGGTGGGCGCTGACATAGCAATCGGCGATGCGCGACAGTTCCGCCACATATTGGCGCAATTCATCAGGACCCAACGCACAGTTCAGACCGAACGACAGCGGTCGCGCGTGACGCAGCGAGTTGTAAAACGCTTCGGTGGTCTGCCCGGAAAGCGTACGCCCGGAGGCATCGGTAATGGTGCCCGAAATCATCACCGGCAGGGTGATCCCCAGCGCCTCAAATTCCATTTCCAGCGCAAATACGGCCGCCTTGGCGTTAAGGGTGTCGAAGATGGTTTCCACCATAATCAAATCGACGCCGCCTTCGATCAGCGCTCGGCTACTCTGACGGTAAGCATTTACTAACTGGTCAAAGTCGATATTACGGTAGGCGGGATCGTTCACATCCGGCGATATCGAAGCCGTGCGGTTGGTTGGGCCTAATACGCCCGCGACATATCGCGGCTTTTCCGGGGTACGCGCGCTCCAGGCGTCTGCGCGCTCTCGCGCCAGACGGGCGGCGGCGAAGTTAATTTCGCTGGCCAGCGACGCCATCTGATAATCGGCCATCGCAATAGTGGTGGCGTTAAAAGTGTTGGTTTCCAGAATATCGGCGCCGGCGGCGAGATAGGCATCATGGATGGCGCTGACGACATCAGGCTTACTCAGCACCAGCAGATCATTATTGCCTTTCACATCGCACGGCCAGTCCGCGAAACGTTGCCCACGATAATCCGCTTCTTGCAGCTGATAACTCTGAATCATGGTGCCCATGCCGCCGTCCAGCACCATTATCCGTCGCGCCAGCGTCGCACCCAGTTCGTTTATCCGATTCGTCACGATGATCTCATTTGCCGCCAATGTAAGCGTCATTCCGCCTGAAACAGAGCAACATCCTAGCACAGGTTGGTAATGAACCCGGTTATCGCCTAACAAGACTTTTTTCCTTCCGCGGCGGCGTTGTTTAACGTTTTGTTAAGG
This region includes:
- the metH gene encoding methionine synthase, which produces MTLTLAANEIIVTNRINELGATLARRIMVLDGGMGTMIQSYQLQEADYRGQRFADWPCDVKGNNDLLVLSKPDVVSAIHDAYLAAGADILETNTFNATTIAMADYQMASLASEINFAAARLARERADAWSARTPEKPRYVAGVLGPTNRTASISPDVNDPAYRNIDFDQLVNAYRQSSRALIEGGVDLIMVETIFDTLNAKAAVFALEMEFEALGITLPVMISGTITDASGRTLSGQTTEAFYNSLRHARPLSFGLNCALGPDELRQYVAELSRIADCYVSAHPNAGLPNAFGEYDLGAQAMAHHIGEWAHAGLLNIVGGCCGTTPEHIAALVHAVEGVAPRPLPSLPVACRLAGLEPLNITAASLFVNVGERTNVTGSARFKRLIKEEKYNEALAVARQQVESGAQIIDINMDEGMLDAEAAMVRFLHLIAGEPDIARVPIMIDSSKWQVIEQGLKCIQGKGIVNSISMKEGEAAFLHHARLVRRYGAALVVMAFDEQGQADTRARKIEICRRAYRLLTETLDFPPEDIIFDPNIFAIATGIEEHNNYAQDFIGACADIKAELPHALISGGVSNVSFSFRGNEPVREAIHAVFLYHAIRNGLDMGIVNAGQLAIYDDLPPELRERVEDVVLNRRVDGTERLLALAETYRDSKGDGEAPAQQAEWRGWAVTKRLEYALVKGITDFIEQDTEEARQQAARPIEVIEGPLMAGMNVVGDLFGAGKMFLPQVVKSARVMKQAVAYLEPYIQAGKTELKAAGKILLATVKGDVHDIGKNIVGVVLACNNYDIIDLGVMVPMDKILKTAREKQVDIIGLSGLITPSLDEMVNVAKEMERQGFTLPLLIGGATTSKAHTAVKIEPHYSGPTIYVQNASRSVGVVAALLSETLREGLVERTRREYETVRLQHGRKKSRTPPVSLEAARENALALDWQSYTPPVVHRPGVQAVSATVGTLRNYIDWTPFFMTWSLAGKYPRILQDEVVGEEARRLFADANAMLDKLDEGGLLRPRGVVGLFPANREGDDIVIYRDESRRERLAVAHHLRQQTEKNDFANYCLADFVAPKASGKADYLGAFAVTGGLEEDSLAAEFDARLDDYNKIMVKALADRLAEAFAEYLHERVRKVYWGYAANENLGNEALIRESYQGIRPAPGYPACPDHTEKQTLWSLLEVTRHTGMQLTESFAMWPGASVAGWYFSHPDSKYFAVAQIQRDQVEDYAIRKGLALEEIERWLGPNLGYDAE
- a CDS encoding aspartate aminotransferase family protein gives rise to the protein MTNCSVPQLSEQELKNSALYRLDDKYMSWGDTVHYQSRPIIADSCLGDRVVDIHGNIYLDSQMWHSSCNFGYRNREIEQAVERQLHKLPQVSGDYLHEEKLLLAEEICEAIYQRTGLRGRVGFNVGGTLVVEDALKIVRKNTGRNRVATLMGGYHGRSLTVSGMSSSHRYRQYYGEFADRAIMFPYANCGQCYYDKQPGECGSYCGKMISRAMENDFYGIASENSNEIGAFFLELCQGRGYTVPPKDFFRQFVPEMQKRGILIVDDEIQVGMFRTGKLFAFEHYDIVPDIITLGKSLTNGLSPLSAVWAREELVSRDIFTPGHAHSNFANHSLGTAAALQTWRYMIAHDYEPLLSQKSAYFMGGLRRLKQRYPFIGLIEGLGMLFSVTFTTPDGLPWRNAGKQAVTLAQDNDYVYQGETLRLILNSGGYHCEKIKLAPWLDMGYEEMERMLTILDQVFAALADAEEV